In Candidatus Marinimicrobia bacterium CG08_land_8_20_14_0_20_45_22, the DNA window ATATTTATCGAAAATCAGCGCGCTGTTCCACTTTCCGCCGGTGTCGCGTCCTAATTGCCAGCCGTCCTTGACCTGTGTTGCGGCTTCCCACGTCCCATCGGATTGCACGACGATTGTTCTGCCATCTTCAAACTGCAGTTCAAGATAGACGTTGGCTATCGAAGGCAATCTCGGCTTGTAACCTTGAACCGTAACGGTGATGATGTTCTTGCCTTTTTCCAATTTGTCGAGCACGTCCCACCAGCCGATCCGCTGATTCTCGACTAAAAGCGAGAGTGATTTCGTCGCGGTGATTCGCCCAACGGATTTACCATTGATAGAAATGCTCGCCTCCGAATTGGCGATCATCTGTAAGTTGGCACTTTTTATACCGTGAAGCCGCTCAAGTTCAAACGTCTTTCGGAGAAACGCAGGCGCAGGTTTATCGGAATCGGGATTCTGTTTTGACGTGATAAATTTGGATGTAAGCGTTATCGGAATCTGAACCGAATGGGCGAACAAACTTTCCCTCGTCGTTTCAAAATAAGCCATTTGGACACGGAATAGGTTGAGTACGCGTGAGAGATTGTCCGGTCGGTTCGTTCTCAGCCAGAGCGATTTATATGAATGTTCCAAATCGTTCAGGTTTTCGATCAGCGCCGTGCAATTTTGCTGAAGAAGATTCCAGTCGTTTTCAGTAAGCGTCGGCTCTTCTTTGTTTGCTTCGATTCGGCTGACATCGCGCGTGAATTTCAATCGTTCGCCCATGAAAATGCTCATTTTTGCGGCGAACTCGAAATAGTCGAGATAATAAACGTTCGTCTTGATAACCGGACGAAGGTCATCGATCAATGACAGCTCGACGTTCCCGTTTTCGACGAGTTGGCGACTGCGGATCAGAATTTTACCTGCGGATTCATCCGTTGGGAAAAACGGTTGGCGAAAGATTTCCTTAAAGTTAGTCAGGTTCGGGATTTCGTTCAAATGGATCAAAAGCGATGATAGCCGGGAATCCTCGCATCCGAAGAACTGCCGGAAAAATCGCCGGTTGATCGTTTCTCCGTCCATGCCCGGCGTATTCCACGAAGACTCCGCGCCGTAGGCATAGCCGAGATAATTCCATTCGCGGAAATTCGGACCGCCGTAATCGCCCCACGTCGAGTTGATGGAGCCGAGCGCTTTCATCTTGTAGCCTTCGAGATTGATGTTGGAAATGTTGATCCACGCGGCGTCGTAATTCGGGATCACGTTCAACCAGTTTTGGATTCCCGGTGAGACGATGACCTGAAAACCGGAGTCTGCGAATTGCTTGATCGATGGATAATTATCGGTCGGCGAATAATGCCAATCGACGATGATAATGTCTTTGGGAATCTGGTTAAGAATATCGGGATGGCGCAGAATGATGTCGCCGTACATCATCACGTTTTTACCGTAGGATTTTACCTTATCGTACACTTTTTGGTAATGCCGCGCATGGATTTTTGAGACGCCTTCTTTCGCAACCAGATCACGGTTGGCACCCAGCCCGACATCCCAGGATTCGTCGGCGCCGATGTGGAAATATTCCGATTCAAATAGCGGAATCACCTCGTCGAGCAAATCGAACAGGAATTTATCCGATTCGGGATTCGTGGAATTCAGCGAACCCGCGCCGGGATACTCGGCGAATTTTCCGTAGTTCGGCATCGTGAGAATATTTTCAAAATGACCGAGCGTTTGGAAAACCGGAACGATTTGGACATGAAGTCGCTTCGCATACGCCTGAATCTCGCGGATTTCATCTTTGGAAAGTGCGCCGCGTCCCATGCCGATGTCCGGATATTTTTCCAATTGAATGACGTCTTCCATGTAGGGAACAAATACATTGATCTTGTTTTCGGCCAGAAAGCGGATGATTTGCTTAAAATTGTCCATCGTGGAAACCTGACCGCGGCTGAAATCGTCTGAGACGCCGCGCCATTTCATCGATGGAAAATCCTGAATAAGCACGCACGGGATTTTTCCCTTTTCGGCGGAACGGATCATCTGTGTCAGCGTCATCAGCCCGTAGAATAAACCGGTCGGATTTTGTGCGGCGACAGTGATCTTGTTTGGTGAGATGTCTAGAAAATAACCCTCTTCTGTCATTTCCGGCGTAAAATCATAAGCAGGTTTTTTATTTGCGTTCGTATCAGAAGAAGCGATGACAAGAAATATGGATGCCGGTGCGGATTTATCACCGACGCGGACAACGTTTGTCTGAATTCCGAAAGAATTGGCGATAGCTTCGCGGAGAATATTGACGCCTTCGTCGTCTGACGTGATGCTATCGTCTAAAATGATCTGAACCGAAGCGAGTCCGGTAAAACCGAACGAATCAGGTCGAAATTGGACACTTTGCGGCGTTGGAATAACGGACAGATCAGCGGCGGTAGAAATTGCCGATAACATGACTATTCCCGTGAAGAACTTGATTATTTTTCTCATACTTTTTCCTTATCAAAACAGAGTTTAATCGATAAAAATCAGTCGCGCGACAAAATGTCGGAGACTCGATTCGCCTTTTGCGACAATCTTCATTCCTTTCAGGCTGTCCTTGTCGTGGTACAATTCGATGAGCGACTCGGCAACGTACCGAAGATGTGATTCCGTATAAACGCGGCGTGGAATCGCAAGCCGGACGAGGTCTAAATCGGGATAGATCATTTCTCTGGTATTTGGATCTTCATGTGCGAACATGTAACTGCCGATTTCCACAGCGCGAATTCCCGCGCGTCGATACAAATTGACAACGAGCGATTGTCCTGGAAATTGACTTTGCGGAATGTGCGGCAGGAATTGTCGGGCGTCGATATAAACCGCGTGACCGCCGGTCGGTTTGATGAATGGAACGCCGTTTGCTTCCAACATGTCGCCGAGAAATTTTACCTGTCCGATGCGATATTCCAGATAGTCCTCGTCCAGTACCTCTTTCAATCCGCGAGCGATGGCTTCGAGGTCGCGTCCCGCCAACCCGCCGTAAGTTATAAAACCTTCGATGAGAATCAGATGCTCTTTTAGGCGATCGGCGAGCGTTTCATCGTTCAGAGCGATGAACCCGCCGATATTTACCAGCCCGTCTTTTTTGGCACTCATCGTAGCGCCATCGGCGTATGAAAACATCTCATGAGCGATTTCTTTGATGGTTTTCTGCTGGTAGCCCACTTCGCGTATTTTAATGAAATATGCATTCTCTGCGAAGCGACACGCATCGA includes these proteins:
- a CDS encoding tyrosine phenol-lyase codes for the protein MSNYIPEPFRIKVIEKISKTTPEEREELLKQAGYNLFAIPSEKVYIDLLTDSGTGAMSDNQWAGLQTGDEAYAYCRNWFHFEETIRGLTGLKFVIPTHQGRVAENLLFSAVVNKGKFVLSNSHFDTTRANVLANQGVPLDLVIDEGKNLDFIHPFKGNIDLQKLENAIRHYGKENIPVVILTVTNNSGGGQPVSMQNIRETKALLKTYDIPLFLDACRFAENAYFIKIREVGYQQKTIKEIAHEMFSYADGATMSAKKDGLVNIGGFIALNDETLADRLKEHLILIEGFITYGGLAGRDLEAIARGLKEVLDEDYLEYRIGQVKFLGDMLEANGVPFIKPTGGHAVYIDARQFLPHIPQSQFPGQSLVVNLYRRAGIRAVEIGSYMFAHEDPNTREMIYPDLDLVRLAIPRRVYTESHLRYVAESLIELYHDKDSLKGMKIVAKGESSLRHFVARLIFID